From a single Candidatus Defluviilinea gracilis genomic region:
- a CDS encoding BMP family ABC transporter substrate-binding protein: MKKLNMMIALLVIASVVLAACTPAATEAPTQAPAPTEAPTEAPTAAPTEPPVVEPTAADCPKAEVFCVGLVTDVGKINDKSFNQSAWEGVLQSQTDGVADIVQYIETTDAKDYAKNIGTFGDAGFDVIVTVGFALGEATVAAAATYPDVNFIGVDQFQAAETDGVAGLNFPEDQAGFLVGALAASMSKSHKIGAVCGTDVVPPVWRFGEGYKAGAAYADGMNGTTTEVFVVYHSDVGFDKTFTDPEWGAQTATSMMDNGADAIFGCGGITGNGAITAAAQAGAYAIGVDTDQYLTLPEAAPRMLSSAMKLITPGVAELIAAAKDGSLTYGNVFGDAGYAPFHDVAGEVPAEVSAMMETLNAALLDGSVKTEVPPVKP; the protein is encoded by the coding sequence CACCGAAGCGCCCACCGAAGCGCCGACAGCGGCTCCGACCGAGCCGCCGGTTGTCGAACCGACCGCCGCTGACTGCCCCAAGGCAGAAGTGTTCTGCGTGGGTCTCGTGACCGATGTGGGCAAGATCAACGACAAGTCGTTCAACCAATCTGCCTGGGAAGGCGTTTTGCAATCCCAGACCGATGGTGTGGCTGACATTGTCCAATACATCGAAACGACCGATGCGAAAGATTACGCCAAGAACATCGGCACGTTCGGCGATGCCGGCTTCGATGTGATCGTGACCGTCGGTTTCGCGCTCGGTGAAGCGACTGTTGCCGCCGCGGCAACCTACCCCGATGTGAATTTCATCGGTGTGGATCAGTTCCAGGCTGCGGAAACAGACGGCGTGGCGGGTCTGAACTTCCCTGAAGATCAGGCTGGCTTCCTCGTCGGCGCGCTTGCCGCTTCGATGAGCAAGAGCCACAAGATCGGCGCCGTGTGCGGCACCGATGTGGTTCCTCCCGTTTGGCGCTTTGGCGAAGGCTACAAAGCCGGCGCCGCGTATGCCGATGGCATGAACGGCACCACCACCGAAGTATTCGTTGTGTATCACAGCGATGTGGGCTTCGATAAGACCTTCACCGACCCCGAGTGGGGCGCGCAGACCGCCACGTCCATGATGGACAACGGCGCGGATGCGATCTTCGGTTGTGGCGGCATTACCGGTAACGGCGCCATCACCGCCGCCGCCCAGGCTGGCGCTTACGCCATCGGCGTGGATACCGATCAGTACCTCACCCTGCCCGAAGCGGCTCCTCGCATGCTCTCCAGCGCGATGAAGCTCATCACCCCGGGCGTGGCTGAATTGATCGCCGCCGCCAAGGATGGTTCGCTCACCTACGGCAACGTGTTCGGTGACGCGGGTTACGCTCCGTTCCACGATGTGGCAGGCGAAGTTCCCGCCGAAGTTTCCGCGATGATGGAAACACTCAACGCCGCGCTGCTCGACGGTTCGGTTAAGACCGAAGTTCCGCCGGTCAAGCCGTAA
- a CDS encoding ABC transporter permease: protein MPSETKTTSLSKFTSSLTRFIEWIDPILVPLLAILTSMIVGGIIIKSVGGDPLLAYKGLLEGSFGSAELGPVKSQRAISETAVWATPYIFAGLAVALAFKGGLFNIGAEGQLALGAVFSSLIGYALPGWLGVDLPTIIHLPLAILGGLVMGGIWAGIVGALKAYTGGHEVINTIMMNYIALNSTSFLLNGVMKDPSPTNVIARTPLIAESARFAPIFEGLRVHWGFVLALLTAVFIWWLLNKTTLGFEIRTVGANPDAAHYAGVNVKRAIILTMFLSGALAGMAGAIEVTGLNYRHELGFSQGYGFDAIAIALLGKSHPIGVVLASILFAAMRNGATRMQFLTQMPVDLISMIQAFILLFVAADAIVRFIFRIKSKGERVVLTRGWGG, encoded by the coding sequence ATGCCATCAGAAACGAAAACAACTTCGCTATCGAAATTTACATCGTCATTGACGCGGTTTATTGAGTGGATCGATCCGATCCTGGTTCCCCTGCTCGCCATCCTGACCTCCATGATCGTGGGCGGCATCATCATCAAATCTGTTGGCGGCGATCCCCTCCTGGCGTATAAGGGTCTGCTGGAAGGCTCGTTCGGTTCCGCCGAACTCGGTCCGGTAAAATCACAACGCGCTATCAGTGAAACCGCTGTTTGGGCTACGCCCTACATTTTTGCGGGGTTGGCTGTGGCGCTGGCGTTCAAAGGCGGTTTGTTCAATATCGGCGCGGAGGGTCAACTTGCCCTCGGCGCTGTTTTTTCATCGCTGATCGGTTACGCCCTGCCCGGCTGGCTTGGCGTGGATCTGCCGACGATCATTCACTTGCCCCTGGCAATTTTGGGAGGCTTGGTGATGGGCGGGATTTGGGCGGGAATTGTGGGCGCGCTCAAAGCCTATACCGGCGGCCATGAGGTGATCAACACCATCATGATGAACTATATCGCGCTCAACTCCACATCTTTTTTGCTGAACGGTGTGATGAAAGACCCCAGCCCCACAAACGTCATCGCCCGCACACCGCTGATCGCGGAAAGCGCGCGCTTTGCCCCGATCTTCGAGGGATTGCGCGTCCATTGGGGATTTGTGTTGGCATTATTGACCGCCGTTTTTATCTGGTGGTTATTGAATAAGACCACGCTTGGGTTTGAGATCCGCACGGTGGGCGCGAACCCCGACGCGGCTCATTATGCGGGGGTCAACGTGAAGCGCGCGATCATCCTGACCATGTTCCTCTCGGGAGCGCTGGCTGGGATGGCGGGCGCCATTGAAGTGACGGGGTTGAACTATCGCCACGAACTTGGGTTTTCACAGGGATACGGTTTTGACGCCATCGCCATCGCGTTATTGGGGAAGTCGCATCCGATCGGCGTGGTGCTTGCTTCGATTCTATTTGCCGCCATGCGAAACGGAGCGACCCGCATGCAATTCCTCACACAAATGCCGGTGGATCTGATCTCCATGATCCAGGCATTCATTCTGCTTTTTGTCGCGGCAGACGCCATCGTGCGTTTTATCTTTCGCATCAAATCGAAGGGCGAGCGCGTTGTGCTCACCCGAGGATGGGGAGGCTAG